A part of Limihaloglobus sulfuriphilus genomic DNA contains:
- a CDS encoding DEAD/DEAH box helicase — protein sequence MPFKSLGLSDPLVRGILATGYSAPTKIQSEAIPAALEGRDLIACAQTGTGKTAAFVLPILHRLELMDPPAKHRNPKALILTPTRELALQIEGCIQDYGRYLDIRALTVYGGSKMGSQLQALKRGIDILVATPGRLLDHMDRKSVSLSDVEVLVLDEADRMFDMGFIKDVQKIVRSVPKSRQTLLFSATISDDIDRLAGGIQKDPLTIVVGKKRNPIETINQRVYFVRKQLKPVLLKHMLNTEKMETVLIFSRTKHGADRITRNLQREGFNTIAIHSNRTQSQRLKALEGFKAGRYQIMVATDIAARGIDVEGISHVINYDVPKHPEDYVHRIGRTGRAEATGDAITLVTEEEGPELSRIEKYTDKYLEPMLYPDFDNEQAAPPRLPRGPRSDSRQGGQRSRGKGGSGRRRDSRGDSRSAKSESSQSGDKKKNSRRRKPKSASNSQGGGKQDSSNQNQNKKRRRKPRKDSQKSD from the coding sequence ATGCCGTTTAAATCTTTAGGTCTTTCAGACCCGCTTGTACGGGGAATCCTGGCTACAGGTTACTCCGCCCCCACCAAAATACAATCCGAAGCAATTCCCGCCGCACTTGAAGGCCGCGATTTGATTGCATGTGCACAGACCGGAACCGGCAAAACCGCGGCGTTTGTACTGCCGATACTTCACCGTCTGGAATTAATGGACCCGCCTGCAAAACACCGCAACCCAAAGGCACTTATACTCACCCCGACACGTGAGCTGGCCCTGCAGATTGAGGGCTGCATACAGGATTACGGCCGTTATCTGGATATCCGTGCACTTACCGTTTACGGCGGTTCCAAGATGGGCAGCCAGCTTCAGGCACTGAAGCGGGGGATAGATATACTTGTTGCTACGCCTGGCAGGCTGCTTGACCATATGGACCGCAAGAGTGTCAGTCTCTCAGATGTAGAGGTGCTTGTGCTTGATGAGGCGGACCGTATGTTTGATATGGGTTTTATAAAAGACGTCCAGAAAATAGTCCGCAGCGTTCCAAAGAGCCGCCAGACTCTTCTTTTTTCCGCTACGATATCTGATGATATTGACCGGCTCGCCGGCGGAATCCAGAAGGATCCGCTGACCATAGTTGTCGGCAAGAAAAGAAACCCCATCGAGACGATCAACCAGAGGGTGTATTTTGTCCGTAAGCAGCTTAAACCTGTGCTTTTAAAGCATATGCTCAACACAGAAAAGATGGAAACAGTTCTTATCTTCTCGCGTACCAAGCATGGCGCAGACCGAATAACACGCAACCTGCAGCGAGAGGGCTTTAACACCATCGCGATACACTCCAACCGCACACAATCCCAGCGGCTCAAAGCGCTGGAGGGTTTCAAAGCGGGCAGGTACCAGATTATGGTAGCCACTGACATCGCGGCACGCGGTATTGATGTCGAGGGCATCAGCCATGTGATAAACTATGACGTGCCAAAACACCCCGAGGATTATGTCCACCGAATCGGTCGTACCGGCAGGGCAGAGGCAACCGGCGACGCGATAACGCTTGTTACAGAAGAGGAAGGTCCCGAGCTTAGCCGAATTGAAAAATATACTGACAAATATCTTGAGCCAATGCTCTATCCGGATTTTGATAATGAACAGGCCGCTCCGCCGAGATTGCCGCGAGGGCCCAGAAGTGACTCCAGGCAGGGCGGACAGCGTTCACGCGGCAAGGGCGGCTCCGGCCGGCGAAGAGATTCCCGCGGAGACAGCCGGTCTGCAAAAAGCGAATCAAGCCAATCCGGCGACAAGAAGAAAAACTCCCGCCGGCGGAAACCAAAATCAGCCTCCAATTCTCAGGGAGGCGGTAAACAGGACAGCTCAAACCAGAATCAGAACAAAAAACGCCGCAGAAAACCCCGTAAAGATTC